The following coding sequences are from one Cercospora beticola chromosome 4, complete sequence window:
- a CDS encoding mitochondrial 54S ribosomal protein bL17m (BUSCO:EOG09264MZ1~antiSMASH:Cluster_13): MAGGLVKYRHLSRNSAHRKALLRNLVTSLIEHESITTTWHKAKEAQRLAEKLITLSKRNTIASKQGAQAILFEPHRHLPKLFNELRERYASRPGGYTRVLRIEPVKEDQAASAILELVDGPKDMRLAMTAKSIAHARQQAEEEGKEFKLGDMTAWNVRKVTRFRKEGEKDLEQMVEKFEKLFEEGDEGVEVVKKKRVYPDLERSR; the protein is encoded by the exons ATGGCCGGAGGACTTGTCAAGTACCGCCACTTGTCGCGAAACTCAGCGCATCGCAAAGCACTTCTCCGAAATCTGGTCACATCCCTCATCGAGCACGAATCCATCACGACGACATGGCACAAAGCAAAAGAAGCGCAGCGTTTAGCGGAGAAATTGATCACATTGAGCAAGAGGAACACTATTGCGAGTAAACAAGGCGCGCAAGCAATACTATTT GAACCCCACCGACACCTCCCTAAACTCTTCAACGAACTCCGAGAACGATACGCTTCCCGACCTGGTGGATACACACGTGTCCTCCGAATCGAGCCCGTGAAAGAGGACCAGGCCGCTTCTGCGATCCTCGAACTTGTCGATGGACCCAAGGATATGCGCCTTGCGATGACGGCGAAGAGTATCGCGCATGCACGGCAACAggcggaggaagaaggaaaagAGTTCAAGCTGGGAGACATGACGGCGTGGAATGTAAGAAAGGTCACGAGGTTCCGGAAAGAGGGAGAGAAGGACCTGGAACAGATGGTTGAGAAGTTTGAGAAGCTATTTGAGGAGGGTGATGAAGGTGTTgaggtggtgaagaagaagagagtatACCCTGATTTGGAAAGGAGTCGGTAG
- a CDS encoding uncharacterized protein (antiSMASH:Cluster_13): MGFTTGLLGGFTLTASILYLSTELHARNRAHQSALLRQQAYLVSNIYAPEPALPPQTDRRIQAGLWETAKDKWNATLEREVRTVSNVDWQSVTERVGDSVSNLVSRAFNQGKEAAKEVGK; this comes from the exons ATGGGCTTCACAACAGGGCTG CTCGGCGGCTTTACACTCACAGCCTCAATCCTCTACCTCTCCACCGAACTCCATGCTCGCAATCGAGCTCACCAGTCCGCTCTCCTACGACAACAAGCCTACCTCGTCTCCAACATATACGCGCCCGAACCAGCTCTCCCACCTCAAACAGATCGGAGAATACAAGCAGGACTTTGGGAAACTGCGAAAGACAAATGGAATGCTACACTTGAGCGCGAAGTACGAACGGTGTCGAATGTTGACTGGCAAAGCGTGACAGAGCGCGTGGGAGACAGTGTGAGCAACTTGGTGTCGCGGGCGTTCAACCAAGGGAAGGAGGCTGCGAAGGAGGTTGGAAAGTGA